From the genome of Triticum aestivum cultivar Chinese Spring chromosome 3B, IWGSC CS RefSeq v2.1, whole genome shotgun sequence, one region includes:
- the LOC123067964 gene encoding uncharacterized protein has protein sequence MRRGFFGPAKDAARRRVSAPREHSSGGGVGAVVDADMADDFVHVEGATGEEAMQAADTLPPRRGKGQEHSESCMGAGGGHGAVPTEMHSSGADHDSDAGSTGGGVGGEPGPDMEAFKKMVSDIAERVLQQQMAMIDAETDYKLMTLGKEVEASERHSRSLRAQMDAVIAEGNRRRMHMLTRGIVQEVNNGLRDAFQLAGAGKPWFYGLEQKMHY, from the exons ATGAGGAGGGGGTTCTTTGGCCCGGCCAAagacgcggcgaggaggcgtgtctCCGCTCCACGAGAGCATTCGTCCGGTGGGGGTGTGGGTGCTGTTGTTGACGCCGACATGGCCGACGACTTCGTCCACGTCGAGGGGGCGACCGGAGAAGAAGCCATGCAGGCGGCTGACACTCTCCCTCCGCGTCGAGGAAAG GGGCAAGAACATTCGGAAAGCTGCATGGGAGCTGGTGGCGGCCATGGAGCGGTACCAACAGAGATGCACAGCTCTGGTGCTGATCACGACAGCGATGCAGGGAGTACTGGAGGTGGGGTGGGTGGAGAACCAGGTCCTGATATGGAGGCTTTCAAAAAGATG GTAAGTGATATAGCTGAAAGAGTGCTGCAGCAACAGATGGCCATGATTGATGCGGAGACTGACTACAAGTTGATGACGCTGGGGAAGGAAGTTGAAGCTTCTGAGAGGCATAGCAGAAGCCTGCGTGCTCAGATGGACGCAGTCATAGCAGAAGGGAATCGCAGGCGCATGCATATGCTCACCAGGGGGATCGTTCAGGAAGTGAACAATGGTTTGCGTGATGCATTCCAGCTAGCAGGGGCAGGAAAACCATGGTTCTACGGCCTTGAGCAGAAGATGCATTATTAA